The proteins below come from a single Streptococcus canis genomic window:
- the rplN gene encoding 50S ribosomal protein L14, producing the protein MIQQETRLKVADNSGAREILTIKVLGGSGRKFANIGDVIVASVKQATPGGAVKKGDVVKAVIVRTKTGARRPDGSYIKFDDNAAVVIRDDKTPRGTRIFGPVARELREGGYMKIVSLAPEVL; encoded by the coding sequence ATGATTCAACAAGAAACTCGCTTGAAAGTTGCTGATAATAGCGGTGCTCGTGAGATCTTGACTATCAAAGTTCTTGGTGGTTCAGGACGTAAATTCGCTAACATCGGTGACGTAATCGTTGCTTCTGTAAAACAAGCTACTCCTGGTGGAGCAGTTAAAAAAGGTGACGTGGTTAAAGCTGTTATCGTTCGTACAAAAACTGGTGCTCGCCGTCCAGACGGTTCATACATCAAATTTGACGACAACGCTGCTGTAGTCATCCGTGACGACAAAACTCCTCGTGGAACTCGTATCTTCGGCCCTGTTGCACGTGAATTGCGTGAAGGTGGTTACATGAAGATCGTTTCACTTGCACCAGAAGTACTTTAA
- the rplE gene encoding 50S ribosomal protein L5 yields MANRLKEKYTNEVIPALTEKFNYTSVMAVPKVEKIVLNMGVGDAVSNAKNLEKAAAELALISGQKPLITKAKKSIAGFRLREGVAIGAKVTLRGERMYEFLDKLVSVSLPRVRDFHGVPTKSFDGRGNYTLGVKEQLIFPEINFDDVDKVRGLDIVIVTTANTDEESRELLKGLGMPFAK; encoded by the coding sequence ATGGCAAATCGTTTAAAAGAAAAATATACTAACGAAGTAATTCCTGCGTTGACAGAGAAATTCAATTACACATCAGTTATGGCTGTGCCAAAAGTTGAGAAAATCGTTCTTAACATGGGTGTTGGTGATGCTGTATCAAACGCAAAAAACCTTGAGAAAGCTGCTGCTGAATTAGCACTTATCTCAGGTCAAAAACCACTGATTACTAAAGCTAAGAAATCAATCGCTGGCTTCCGTCTTCGTGAAGGTGTTGCGATTGGTGCGAAGGTTACTCTTCGTGGCGAACGTATGTACGAATTCCTAGACAAATTAGTTAGCGTTTCACTTCCTCGTGTTCGTGACTTCCACGGTGTTCCAACAAAATCATTTGACGGACGTGGTAACTACACTCTTGGTGTGAAAGAACAACTTATCTTCCCGGAAATCAACTTCGATGACGTTGATAAAGTGCGTGGTCTTGATATCGTAATCGTCACTACTGCAAATACTGACGAAGAATCACGTGAATTGCTTAAAGGCCTTGGAATGCCTTTTGCAAAATAA
- the rplF gene encoding 50S ribosomal protein L6 — MSRIGNKVIILPAGVEIINNDNVVTVKGPKGELTREFNKNIEIKVEGTEVTLARPNDSKEMKTIHGTTRANLNNMVVGVSEGFKKDLEMKGVGYRAQLQGTKLVLSVGKSHQDEVEAPEGITFTVANPTLISVEGINKEVVGQTAAYIRSLRSPEPYKGKGIRYVGEYVRLKEGKTGK, encoded by the coding sequence ATGTCACGTATTGGTAATAAAGTTATTATTTTGCCAGCAGGTGTCGAAATCATTAACAACGACAATGTTGTTACTGTAAAAGGCCCTAAAGGCGAACTCACTCGTGAGTTTAACAAAAATATTGAAATCAAAGTTGAAGGAACTGAGGTAACTCTTGCACGTCCTAACGACTCAAAAGAAATGAAAACAATCCATGGTACAACTCGTGCAAACTTGAACAACATGGTTGTAGGTGTTTCTGAAGGTTTCAAAAAAGATCTTGAAATGAAGGGTGTCGGTTACCGTGCTCAACTTCAAGGGACTAAACTTGTCCTTTCAGTAGGTAAGTCTCACCAAGACGAAGTTGAAGCTCCAGAAGGAATTACGTTCACTGTTGCTAACCCAACTTTAATCTCAGTTGAAGGAATCAACAAAGAAGTTGTTGGTCAAACAGCTGCTTACATCCGTAGCTTACGTTCACCAGAACCTTACAAAGGTAAAGGTATTCGTTACGTTGGTGAATATGTACGCCTTAAAGAAGGTAAAACTGGTAAATAA
- the rpsQ gene encoding 30S ribosomal protein S17: MERNQRKTLVGRVVSDKMDKTITVVVETKRNHPVYGKRINYSKKYKAHDEKNLAKEGDIVRIMETRPLSATKHFRLVEVVEEAVII, encoded by the coding sequence ATGGAACGTAATCAACGTAAAACCCTTGTTGGACGTGTAGTATCTGACAAGATGGACAAAACAATCACTGTCGTAGTTGAAACAAAACGTAACCACCCAGTCTATGGTAAACGTATCAACTATTCTAAAAAATACAAAGCACATGATGAAAAGAACCTTGCTAAAGAAGGCGATATTGTTCGTATCATGGAAACTCGTCCCTTATCAGCTACAAAACATTTCCGTCTTGTAGAAGTTGTGGAAGAAGCTGTTATTATCTAA
- the rplC gene encoding 50S ribosomal protein L3, with translation MTKGILGKKVGMTQIFTESGEFIPVTVIEATPNVVLQVKTVETDGYEAVQVGFDDKREVLSNKPAKGHVAKANTAPKRFIREFKNIEGLEVGSEITVDTFAAGDVVDVTGTSKGKGFQGVIKRHGQSRGPMAHGSRYHRRPGSMGPVAPNRVFKNKHLAGRMGGNRVTIQNLEIVQVIPEKNVILIKGNVPGAKKSLITIKSAVKAAK, from the coding sequence ATGACAAAAGGAATCTTAGGGAAAAAAGTGGGAATGACTCAAATCTTCACTGAATCTGGTGAATTTATCCCTGTTACTGTCATTGAAGCAACTCCAAACGTTGTGCTTCAAGTTAAAACTGTTGAAACAGATGGTTACGAAGCAGTTCAAGTTGGTTTTGATGACAAACGCGAAGTATTGAGCAACAAACCTGCCAAAGGCCATGTAGCAAAAGCTAACACAGCTCCTAAGCGCTTCATTCGTGAATTCAAAAACATTGAAGGCTTAGAAGTAGGATCAGAAATTACTGTTGATACATTCGCAGCCGGTGATGTTGTTGATGTAACTGGTACTTCAAAAGGTAAAGGTTTCCAAGGTGTTATCAAACGCCATGGTCAATCACGTGGTCCTATGGCTCACGGTTCTCGTTACCACCGTCGTCCAGGTTCAATGGGACCTGTTGCGCCAAACCGTGTTTTCAAAAACAAACACTTGGCAGGACGTATGGGTGGTAACCGTGTGACAATTCAAAACCTTGAAATTGTACAAGTTATCCCAGAAAAGAACGTTATCCTTATTAAAGGTAACGTACCAGGTGCTAAGAAATCTCTTATCACTATCAAATCAGCAGTTAAAGCTGCTAAATAA
- the rpsC gene encoding 30S ribosomal protein S3: MGQKVHPIGMRVGIIRDWDAKWYAEKEYADYLHEDLAIRKFINKELAEASVSTIEIERAVNKVIVSLHTAKPGMVIGKGGANVDALRAQLNKLTGKQVHINIIEIKQPDLDAHLVGENIARQLEQRVAFRRAQKQAIQRTMRAGAKGIKTQVSGRLNGADIARAEGYSEGTVPLHTLRADIDYAWEEADTTYGKLGVKVWIYRGEVLPARKNTKGGK, encoded by the coding sequence GTGGGTCAAAAAGTACATCCAATTGGTATGCGTGTCGGTATCATCCGTGACTGGGATGCGAAATGGTATGCTGAAAAAGAATACGCGGATTACCTTCATGAAGATCTTGCAATCCGTAAATTCATTAACAAAGAATTGGCAGAAGCTTCAGTTTCAACTATCGAAATTGAACGTGCTGTGAATAAAGTTATTGTTTCGCTTCACACTGCAAAACCAGGTATGGTTATCGGTAAAGGTGGCGCAAACGTTGACGCACTTCGTGCTCAACTTAATAAATTAACTGGAAAACAAGTGCACATCAACATCATCGAAATCAAACAACCAGATCTTGATGCTCACCTTGTTGGTGAAAACATTGCTCGTCAACTTGAGCAACGTGTTGCTTTCCGTCGTGCTCAAAAACAAGCTATCCAACGTACAATGCGTGCTGGAGCTAAAGGGATTAAAACTCAAGTATCTGGCCGTTTGAACGGTGCTGATATCGCTCGTGCAGAAGGTTACTCAGAAGGAACTGTTCCACTTCACACCCTTCGTGCTGATATCGATTACGCTTGGGAAGAAGCAGACACTACATATGGTAAACTTGGTGTTAAAGTTTGGATCTATCGTGGTGAAGTTCTTCCAGCTCGCAAAAACACTAAAGGAGGCAAATAA
- the rpsJ gene encoding 30S ribosomal protein S10, with amino-acid sequence MANKKIRIRLKAYEHRTLDTAAEKIVETATRTGATVAGPVPLPTERSLYTIIRATHKYKDSREQFEMRTHKRLIDIVNPTQKTVDALMKLDLPSGVNVEIKL; translated from the coding sequence ATGGCAAACAAAAAAATTCGTATCCGTTTGAAAGCGTACGAACACCGTACACTTGACACAGCGGCAGAAAAAATCGTTGAAACTGCAACTCGCACTGGTGCGACTGTAGCTGGACCAGTTCCACTTCCAACAGAACGTAGTCTTTACACAATTATTCGTGCGACTCACAAATACAAAGATTCTCGCGAACAATTTGAAATGCGTACACACAAACGTCTTATCGACATCGTGAACCCAACTCAAAAGACTGTTGACGCTCTTATGAAATTGGATCTTCCAAGTGGTGTTAACGTAGAAATCAAACTTTAA
- the rpmC gene encoding 50S ribosomal protein L29 gives MKLEEIKKFVAELRGLSQEELAKKENELKKELFDLRFQAAAGQLDQTARLNEVKKQIARVKTVQSEMK, from the coding sequence ATGAAACTTGAAGAAATCAAAAAGTTTGTTGCTGAGCTTCGTGGCTTGTCTCAAGAAGAGCTTGCTAAAAAAGAAAACGAACTCAAGAAAGAACTTTTCGACCTTCGTTTTCAAGCTGCAGCAGGTCAACTTGATCAAACTGCTCGTTTGAACGAAGTTAAAAAACAAATTGCACGTGTTAAAACTGTGCAATCTGAAATGAAATAA
- a CDS encoding type Z 30S ribosomal protein S14, translating into MAKKSMIAKNKRPAKHSTQAYTRCEKCGRPHSVYRKFKLCRVCFRELAYKGQIPGVVKASW; encoded by the coding sequence TTGGCTAAAAAATCTATGATTGCTAAGAACAAACGTCCTGCAAAACACTCTACACAAGCTTATACTCGCTGTGAAAAATGTGGACGTCCACATTCCGTTTACCGCAAGTTTAAACTTTGCCGTGTTTGTTTCCGTGAATTGGCTTACAAAGGTCAAATTCCAGGTGTTGTTAAAGCTTCTTGGTAA
- the rplP gene encoding 50S ribosomal protein L16: MLVPKRVKHRREFRGKMRGEAKGGKTVDFGEYGLQAATSSWITNRQIEAARIAMTRYMKRGGKVWIKIFPHKSYTAKAIGVRMGSGKGAPEGWVAPVKRGKVMFEVAGVSEEIAREALRLASHKLPVKCKFVKREAE; the protein is encoded by the coding sequence ATGTTAGTACCTAAACGTGTTAAACACCGTCGTGAGTTCCGTGGGAAAATGCGTGGTGAAGCAAAAGGTGGAAAAACTGTAGATTTTGGTGAATATGGTCTTCAAGCTGCAACTAGCTCATGGATCACTAACCGTCAAATCGAAGCTGCTCGTATCGCGATGACTCGTTACATGAAACGTGGCGGTAAAGTTTGGATTAAAATCTTCCCTCACAAATCTTACACAGCGAAAGCTATCGGAGTTCGTATGGGTTCTGGTAAAGGGGCACCTGAAGGTTGGGTAGCACCGGTTAAACGTGGTAAAGTAATGTTTGAAGTTGCAGGCGTCTCTGAAGAAATCGCTCGCGAAGCACTTCGTCTTGCTAGCCACAAATTACCAGTAAAATGTAAATTCGTAAAACGTGAAGCAGAATAA
- a CDS encoding IS30 family transposase, whose translation MIDRWLLEGQSNREIARRLAKAPQTIHNEVKRGQVRQQVRQGKYEQVYSADFAQKAYQNNRKRSVKQVSLTKELKEKIVHYIKQKYSPEMLVKTKGVNVPISTIYYWIHHGQLGLTKADRLYPRKNVASKKHASPNFKPAAKSIEERPTSINKRENSGDFEIDTVIQTRAKNECLLTLTDRKSRYQIIRLIPDKSANSVNKALEGILKDYPIRSITADNGTEFSCLAEIFDPDYIYYAHPYSSWERGTNENHNRLIRRWLPKGSKNATQQQVAFIENGINNYPKKLLDYKSPKEFLQTG comes from the coding sequence ATGATTGACCGCTGGCTTCTAGAAGGACAGTCAAATCGTGAAATAGCGAGAAGATTGGCTAAAGCTCCTCAAACCATTCACAACGAAGTCAAACGTGGGCAAGTTAGACAACAAGTACGTCAGGGGAAATATGAACAAGTTTACTCTGCTGACTTTGCCCAAAAAGCCTATCAAAACAATCGTAAACGTTCTGTTAAGCAGGTCTCCCTAACGAAGGAACTCAAAGAAAAGATTGTTCACTACATCAAACAAAAATACTCTCCTGAAATGCTGGTCAAAACAAAAGGTGTCAATGTTCCCATCTCCACCATTTACTACTGGATTCATCATGGACAACTAGGCTTGACCAAGGCTGACAGGCTTTATCCTCGAAAGAATGTAGCTTCAAAAAAACATGCCAGTCCCAATTTTAAGCCGGCTGCAAAGTCTATTGAAGAACGACCAACGAGCATTAATAAGCGTGAGAATAGCGGTGATTTTGAAATTGATACGGTTATTCAAACTCGGGCAAAAAACGAGTGTCTACTGACGCTGACAGACAGAAAAAGCCGCTACCAAATCATCCGACTCATTCCAGATAAGTCGGCTAATTCGGTAAACAAGGCTTTGGAAGGGATTCTAAAAGATTATCCGATTCGCTCAATCACAGCTGATAACGGTACTGAGTTCAGTTGTTTAGCAGAGATTTTTGACCCTGATTATATCTACTATGCCCACCCGTATTCCTCTTGGGAGAGAGGAACTAATGAAAATCATAACAGACTCATTCGGCGTTGGTTACCAAAGGGAAGTAAAAATGCGACTCAACAACAAGTCGCATTTATTGAAAATGGGATTAATAACTATCCAAAGAAACTACTTGATTACAAATCTCCTAAAGAGTTTTTACAGACTGGCTAA
- a CDS encoding MATE family efflux transporter, which yields MTYNRRKLLSLALPSMAENILQMLMGMVDNYLVAQIGLAAVSGVSIANNIIAIYQALYIALGAAVSSLIARSIGENNQSKQLNDMTDALRVTLLLSVGLGLLSVVGHHQVLEWLGAEASVTLVGGQYLAIVGGMIVSLGFLTSLGAIVRAQGRPKIPMQVSLLTNVLNAVLSALSIYVWGFGLLGVAWTTVLSRFIGVLLLCRFIPINEIIKRLWKPLDKAIFNLSLPAAGERLMMRAGDVLITIIIVHFGTAALAGNAIGETLTQFNYMPGLAMSTATVILVAGQLGSGKVTEIRHIIREAFILSTFMMLVMGALTYMLGPSLLPLFTQNADAKRSAMIVLLFSLLGAPATAGTLVYTAAWQGLGKAKLPFYATTLGMWLVRIIFGYVLGVLWRNGLAGVWLATILDNTTRWVILSQQFNKYHKVIFH from the coding sequence ATGACTTATAATAGAAGAAAATTGCTTTCTTTAGCCCTGCCTTCTATGGCAGAAAATATTTTGCAGATGCTCATGGGGATGGTCGATAACTATCTTGTGGCCCAGATTGGACTTGCGGCAGTCTCAGGTGTCTCTATAGCCAATAATATTATTGCGATTTATCAGGCTCTTTATATTGCTCTAGGAGCTGCTGTATCTAGCTTGATTGCTCGAAGTATAGGAGAAAATAATCAGAGCAAACAATTAAACGATATGACAGATGCCTTACGAGTAACACTACTCCTTTCGGTCGGCTTGGGGTTATTATCAGTTGTTGGACATCATCAGGTATTAGAATGGCTAGGAGCTGAAGCCTCTGTAACGCTGGTTGGAGGGCAATATTTAGCTATTGTCGGCGGTATGATTGTCAGTCTAGGATTTTTAACTAGCTTAGGAGCTATTGTTCGAGCTCAAGGACGTCCTAAAATTCCCATGCAAGTGAGCCTGTTAACGAATGTGCTTAATGCTGTTTTATCTGCCTTGTCTATCTACGTTTGGGGATTTGGTCTCCTTGGAGTCGCCTGGACAACAGTGCTATCTCGCTTCATCGGAGTATTGCTACTATGTCGATTTATTCCTATTAATGAGATAATAAAACGCCTATGGAAACCATTGGATAAAGCTATTTTTAACTTATCTTTACCTGCTGCCGGTGAACGTTTGATGATGAGAGCAGGAGATGTCCTTATCACAATTATTATTGTGCACTTTGGGACAGCCGCTTTAGCAGGAAATGCTATTGGAGAGACACTGACTCAGTTTAATTATATGCCAGGGCTTGCCATGTCAACAGCTACGGTCATTCTAGTGGCTGGGCAACTGGGGAGTGGTAAGGTGACTGAGATAAGGCATATTATTAGAGAAGCTTTTATCTTATCCACCTTTATGATGCTGGTTATGGGAGCTCTGACCTATATGCTAGGCCCTAGTCTCTTGCCGCTATTTACTCAAAATGCTGATGCTAAGAGGTCCGCCATGATTGTGCTTCTTTTTTCTCTACTAGGAGCTCCTGCCACAGCGGGAACCCTAGTCTATACAGCTGCTTGGCAAGGTCTTGGAAAAGCCAAGCTTCCTTTTTACGCAACAACTTTAGGAATGTGGTTGGTTCGCATTATTTTTGGTTATGTGCTTGGTGTCCTTTGGAGGAATGGTTTGGCCGGGGTCTGGCTGGCGACTATTTTAGATAATACTACGAGATGGGTTATCTTATCACAACAGTTTAACAAATACCACAAAGTTATCTTTCACTAG
- the rplX gene encoding 50S ribosomal protein L24, which translates to MFVKKGDKVRVIAGKDKGTEAVVLKALPKVNKVVVEGVGMIKKHQKPNTENPQGAIVEKEAPIHVSNVQVLDKNGVAGRVGYKVVDGKKVRYNKKSGEVLD; encoded by the coding sequence ATGTTTGTAAAAAAAGGCGACAAAGTTCGCGTAATTGCTGGTAAGGATAAAGGCACTGAGGCTGTTGTTCTTAAAGCACTTCCAAAAGTTAACAAAGTTGTAGTCGAAGGTGTTGGAATGATCAAAAAACACCAAAAACCAAATACTGAAAACCCTCAAGGTGCTATCGTTGAAAAAGAAGCTCCAATCCATGTATCTAACGTTCAAGTTTTAGATAAAAATGGTGTGGCTGGACGTGTTGGTTATAAAGTTGTTGACGGCAAAAAAGTACGTTACAACAAAAAATCAGGCGAAGTGCTTGATTAA
- the rpsH gene encoding 30S ribosomal protein S8, whose translation MVMTDPIADFLTRIRNANQVKHEVLEVPASNIKKGIAEILKREGFVKNVEVIEDDKQGIIRVFLKYGQNGERVITNLKRVSKPGLRAYAKREDIPKVLNGLGIAIISTSEGLLTDKEARQKNVGGEVIAYVW comes from the coding sequence ATGGTTATGACTGACCCAATTGCAGACTTTTTAACACGTATCCGTAACGCTAACCAAGTGAAACATGAAGTGTTAGAAGTACCTGCTTCAAACATCAAAAAAGGGATTGCAGAAATCCTTAAACGTGAAGGTTTTGTAAAAAACGTTGAAGTTATCGAAGATGACAAACAAGGCATCATCCGTGTATTCCTTAAATATGGACAAAACGGTGAGCGCGTTATTACTAACTTGAAACGTGTCTCAAAACCAGGTCTTCGTGCTTATGCAAAACGTGAAGATATCCCTAAAGTTCTTAACGGACTTGGAATTGCCATTATTTCTACATCAGAAGGTCTTTTGACTGATAAAGAAGCACGTCAAAAGAACGTTGGTGGAGAAGTTATCGCATACGTTTGGTAA
- the rplB gene encoding 50S ribosomal protein L2, with protein MGIKVYKPTTNGRRNMTSLDFAEITTSTPEKSLLVSLKSKAGRNNNGRITVRHQGGGHKRHYRLIDFKRNKDGVEAVVKTIEYDPNRTANIALVHYTDGVKAYIIAPKGLEVGQRIVSGPDADIKVGNALPLANIPVGTVVHNIELKPGKGGELVRAAGASAQVLGQEGKYVLVRLQSGEVRMILGTCRATIGTVGNEQQSLVNIGKAGRSRWKGIRPTVRGSVMNPNDHPHGGGEGKAPVGRKAPSTPWGKPALGLKTRNKKAKSDKLIVRRRNEK; from the coding sequence GTGGGTATTAAAGTTTATAAACCAACGACAAATGGCCGTCGTAACATGACTTCTTTGGATTTCGCGGAAATCACAACAAGCACACCTGAGAAATCATTGCTTGTTTCTCTTAAGAGCAAAGCTGGTCGTAACAACAATGGTCGCATCACAGTTCGTCACCAAGGTGGTGGACACAAACGTCATTACCGTTTGATCGACTTTAAACGTAACAAAGACGGTGTTGAAGCAGTTGTTAAAACAATCGAATACGATCCAAACCGTACTGCAAACATCGCACTTGTACATTACACTGACGGTGTTAAAGCTTACATCATTGCACCTAAAGGTCTTGAAGTAGGGCAACGTATTGTTTCTGGTCCAGATGCCGACATCAAAGTTGGTAACGCACTTCCATTAGCAAACATTCCTGTCGGTACAGTTGTTCACAACATTGAGTTGAAACCTGGTAAAGGTGGAGAACTTGTTCGTGCAGCTGGAGCTTCTGCTCAAGTACTTGGTCAAGAAGGTAAATATGTTCTTGTTCGTCTTCAATCAGGCGAAGTTCGTATGATTCTTGGCACATGCCGTGCAACTATCGGTACTGTAGGTAACGAACAACAATCACTTGTTAACATTGGTAAAGCAGGACGTAGCCGTTGGAAAGGTATCCGCCCAACAGTTCGTGGTTCTGTAATGAACCCTAACGATCACCCACACGGTGGTGGTGAAGGTAAAGCACCAGTTGGACGTAAAGCGCCATCAACTCCATGGGGTAAACCAGCGCTTGGTCTTAAAACTCGTAATAAGAAAGCTAAATCAGACAAACTTATCGTTCGTCGTCGTAACGAAAAATAA
- the rpsS gene encoding 30S ribosomal protein S19: MGRSLKKGPFVDEHLMKKVEAQANDEKKKVIKTWSRRSTIFPSFIGYTIAVYDGRKHVPVYIQEDMVGHKLGEFAPTRTYKGHAADDKKTRR, from the coding sequence ATGGGACGTAGTCTTAAAAAAGGACCTTTCGTCGATGAGCATTTGATGAAAAAAGTTGAAGCTCAAGCAAACGACGAAAAGAAAAAAGTAATCAAAACTTGGTCACGTCGTTCAACGATTTTCCCAAGTTTCATCGGATATACAATCGCAGTTTATGATGGACGTAAACACGTACCAGTTTACATCCAAGAAGACATGGTAGGTCACAAGCTTGGTGAATTTGCACCAACCCGTACTTACAAAGGTCACGCAGCTGACGACAAGAAAACACGTCGTTAA
- the rplV gene encoding 50S ribosomal protein L22, which produces MAEITSAKAMARTVRVSPRKTRLVLDLIRGKKVADAIAILKFTPNKAARVIEKTLNSAIANAENNFGLEKANLVVSETFANEGPTMKRFRPRAKGSASPINKRTTHVTVVVSEK; this is translated from the coding sequence ATGGCAGAAATTACTTCAGCTAAAGCAATGGCTCGTACAGTGCGTGTTTCACCTCGTAAAACACGTTTAGTACTTGATCTTATCCGTGGTAAGAAAGTTGCTGATGCAATCGCAATCTTAAAATTCACTCCAAACAAAGCAGCTCGTGTTATTGAGAAAACTCTTAACTCAGCTATTGCAAACGCAGAAAACAACTTTGGTTTGGAAAAAGCTAACTTGGTCGTATCTGAAACATTCGCTAACGAAGGGCCAACAATGAAACGTTTCCGTCCACGTGCGAAAGGTTCAGCTTCACCAATCAACAAGCGTACAACTCACGTAACAGTAGTTGTATCAGAAAAATAA
- a CDS encoding 50S ribosomal protein L23, with product MNLYDVIKKPVITEKSMIALEAGKYTFEVDTRAHKLLIKQAVEAAFDGVKVASVNTVNVKPKAKRVGRYTGFTSKTKKAIITLTADSKAIELFAAEAE from the coding sequence ATGAATTTGTACGACGTAATCAAAAAACCAGTTATCACTGAGAAGTCAATGATTGCTCTTGAAGCAGGCAAATACACTTTCGAAGTTGATACTCGTGCACACAAACTTTTGATCAAACAAGCTGTTGAAGCTGCCTTTGACGGAGTTAAAGTTGCAAGTGTAAACACTGTTAACGTTAAACCAAAAGCAAAACGCGTTGGTCGTTACACAGGTTTCACTTCAAAAACTAAAAAAGCTATCATCACTCTTACAGCTGATTCTAAAGCAATCGAGTTGTTCGCAGCTGAAGCTGAATAA
- the rplD gene encoding 50S ribosomal protein L4, which produces MANVKLFDQTGKEVSSVELNDAIFGIEPNESVVFDVVISQRASLRQGTHAVKNRSAVSGGGRKPWRQKGTGRARQGSIRSPQWRGGGVVFGPTPRSYGYKLPQKVRRLALKSVYSAKVAEDKFVAVEGLSFAAPKTAEFAKVLSALSIDTKVLVLVEEGNEFAALSARNLPNVTVATAATASVLDIVNADKLLVTKEAISTIEEVLA; this is translated from the coding sequence ATGGCAAACGTAAAACTATTTGACCAAACTGGTAAAGAAGTTAGCTCAGTTGAATTGAACGACGCTATCTTCGGTATCGAACCAAACGAATCAGTTGTTTTTGATGTTGTAATTAGCCAACGCGCTAGCCTTCGCCAAGGTACTCATGCGGTTAAAAACCGTTCAGCAGTATCAGGTGGTGGACGTAAACCATGGCGTCAAAAAGGAACTGGACGTGCTCGTCAAGGTTCTATCCGCTCACCACAATGGCGTGGTGGTGGTGTTGTCTTTGGACCAACTCCACGTTCATACGGATACAAACTTCCACAAAAAGTTCGTCGCCTTGCTTTGAAATCAGTTTACTCAGCAAAAGTTGCTGAAGATAAATTTGTAGCTGTAGAAGGCCTTTCATTTGCAGCACCAAAAACTGCTGAATTTGCAAAAGTGCTTTCAGCTCTTAGCATTGATACAAAAGTACTTGTTCTTGTTGAAGAAGGAAACGAATTTGCAGCACTTTCTGCACGTAATCTTCCAAACGTAACTGTTGCAACTGCAGCGACTGCAAGTGTTCTTGATATCGTGAACGCAGACAAACTTCTTGTTACTAAAGAAGCAATCTCTACAATTGAGGAGGTTCTTGCATAA